The proteins below come from a single Lepeophtheirus salmonis chromosome 4, UVic_Lsal_1.4, whole genome shotgun sequence genomic window:
- the LOC121116589 gene encoding 3'-5' exoribonuclease 1-like — protein sequence MKEYYKREKLEEVGLAINHNVHYFVVIDFQATFKERNPNNYKYEIIEYRAVLISSCTIEVEDTFHKYIRSLINPNLRTFCKNLNGISQKIVNAIDPFLIVHDSDDLIVNWNQNKGLGSKYTFSLAADGPFDMSRFLYLQTCHSSIAFPEYASNWVNLRKCFINY from the coding sequence ATGaaggaatattataaaagagaaaagCTGGAGGAAGTGGGTCTTGCTATTAATCACAATGTTCACTATTTTGTTGTGATAGACTTTCAAGCAACATTTAAGGAGCGTAATccgaataattataaatacgaAATCATCGAGTATCGTGCGGTTCTGATATCCTCTTGTACCATTGAAGTCGAGGATACCTTTCATAAATACATCCGTTCTCTCATTAATCCCAATCTGAGAACATTTTGCAAGAATCTCAATGGAATTTCACAGAAAATTGTTAATGCAATTGATCCTTTTTTAATAGTGCATGATAGTGATGATTTAATAGTGAATTGGAATCAGAATAAAGGTTTAGgaagtaaatatacatttagtTTAGCAGCAGATGGTCCTTTTGATATGAGTAGATTCCTTTATCTCCAAACCTGTCACTCTTCCATTGCTTTTCCGGAATATGCCTCCAATTGGGTCAACCtcagaaaatgttttattaattattag